A DNA window from Vagococcus penaei contains the following coding sequences:
- a CDS encoding DNA-binding protein yields the protein MMELILDFLIVACRFSGGFLLALILGLIFSPNRNKMLKRTLISSIIYLIIAVTIVYFALPPQTLSNLLMLNGINFLIGMAVMMLISVDKISHLFIKPSLKNKQIINGPGGINRRLTKFFVWGVIAVVGLIIYTPIARIISIDDVFNTIDVKKVKKTEELVSTKETPIAMSIQSAQNKMQKMISSVPNYSAYQLGSTTAQVIDGEYVYVAALEYRSFWKWNRFKEVPGYFKISATDINAQPEFINKKMRYIPSAYLGQDAERKIYAKASRYATIGTVNLEIGNDGTPYYVETLYKEYGVSGIKRYDDFKVGVLNSVTGETKVYELKDTPKDIDAPLTSAVASSMNSYFGLYGKGWLNSLFTKDDVKQPTNNGIYSKGAVTPLLSKSGELLYFTDFTSDDAKQDSALGYSLINARTGVMEYYRDGKGMMDSDGAIQIAEKIYPEKKWEAKMPILYNVEGVPTWVVSLLDVNGIFKGYVYISATDSDIVVDGNDAQKTLEAYKLRLGMKGSSNKNVDKLGLEKVSGEVRRVNKMVIEGNETVSFLLKDNPTVYTISTSNNVYSMFLTPGDKVSFEATIDKDSRITTIDDITIDGVTTEK from the coding sequence ATGATGGAATTAATATTAGATTTTTTGATTGTCGCATGTCGTTTTAGTGGAGGGTTTTTACTGGCTTTGATTTTAGGCTTAATCTTTAGTCCTAACCGTAACAAAATGCTTAAACGAACATTAATTAGTTCTATTATTTATTTAATTATTGCTGTGACGATTGTTTACTTTGCCTTACCGCCACAAACATTAAGTAATTTATTAATGTTAAATGGGATTAACTTTTTAATTGGAATGGCCGTTATGATGCTTATTTCTGTAGATAAAATTAGCCATCTTTTTATCAAACCTAGTTTGAAAAATAAACAGATTATTAATGGTCCCGGTGGAATTAACCGTCGATTAACTAAGTTTTTTGTATGGGGTGTTATCGCTGTAGTCGGTTTAATCATTTATACACCAATTGCACGAATCATCAGTATTGATGACGTTTTTAACACAATTGATGTTAAAAAAGTGAAAAAAACAGAAGAATTAGTTTCAACGAAAGAGACGCCAATCGCCATGTCAATCCAAAGTGCTCAAAATAAAATGCAAAAAATGATTAGTAGTGTACCGAATTACAGTGCCTACCAATTAGGCTCTACGACAGCTCAAGTGATTGATGGTGAGTATGTATATGTAGCTGCACTGGAGTATCGTAGCTTTTGGAAATGGAATCGATTTAAAGAAGTTCCTGGTTACTTTAAAATTAGTGCGACAGATATTAATGCCCAGCCAGAATTTATTAATAAAAAGATGAGATATATTCCGAGTGCTTATTTAGGCCAAGACGCGGAACGCAAAATTTATGCAAAAGCTAGCCGCTATGCCACGATTGGTACGGTGAATTTAGAAATTGGTAATGATGGTACGCCATATTATGTGGAAACACTATATAAAGAGTATGGTGTTAGTGGTATTAAACGCTATGATGACTTTAAAGTTGGTGTTTTGAACAGCGTTACTGGTGAAACTAAGGTATATGAACTAAAGGATACACCAAAGGACATTGATGCGCCGTTAACAAGTGCTGTAGCAAGTAGTATGAATAGTTATTTTGGTTTATATGGTAAAGGTTGGTTAAATAGCTTGTTTACGAAAGATGATGTTAAACAGCCAACGAATAACGGTATTTATTCAAAAGGAGCAGTAACACCACTTCTCTCAAAATCTGGCGAATTATTGTACTTTACTGATTTTACCAGTGATGATGCGAAACAAGATAGCGCGCTAGGTTATAGCCTAATTAATGCGCGTACTGGTGTTATGGAGTATTATCGTGACGGTAAAGGAATGATGGACAGTGATGGGGCTATCCAGATTGCTGAAAAAATTTATCCTGAAAAAAAATGGGAAGCAAAAATGCCAATTCTTTATAACGTTGAAGGTGTTCCAACTTGGGTCGTCTCTTTATTAGATGTCAATGGTATTTTTAAAGGTTATGTCTATATCTCAGCAACGGATAGTGATATTGTTGTAGATGGAAACGATGCTCAAAAAACACTAGAAGCTTATAAATTACGCTTAGGTATGAAAGGTAGCTCAAATAAAAACGTTGATAAGTTAGGTTTAGAGAAAGTCTCTGGTGAAGTTAGACGTGTCAATAAAATGGTTATTGAGGGCAATGAAACAGTTTCTTTCTTATTAAAAGATAATCCAACTGTTTATACAATTAGCACCTCAAATAATGTGTACAGCATGTTCTTAACACCGGGGGATAAAGTTAGTTTTGAAGCGACGATTGATAAAGACAGTCGAATCACCACAATTGATGATATAACGATTGATGGTGTAACGACTGAAAAATAG
- a CDS encoding RidA family protein, with protein sequence MTNKIIRRNPNAVPAPVGEYSHVTVIPANSTLYTFSGQIGIDSSGTIPKTHRQQVEYTFANMRRVLDAEGLTAENVIKVNIWSVEEIDWEHFDAIWHDFFPENPSMTIVYVTALGLPELSIEIDLLAAKPQN encoded by the coding sequence ATGACGAATAAAATTATCAGACGTAACCCCAATGCAGTTCCCGCACCGGTGGGTGAATATAGCCACGTAACAGTGATTCCAGCAAATAGTACTTTATATACTTTTTCAGGTCAAATTGGTATTGATTCATCTGGAACAATACCTAAAACACATCGGCAACAAGTAGAGTATACGTTTGCCAATATGCGCCGAGTATTAGATGCTGAGGGATTGACAGCAGAAAATGTGATTAAAGTTAATATTTGGTCGGTTGAAGAAATTGATTGGGAGCATTTTGATGCAATATGGCATGATTTTTTTCCAGAAAATCCATCGATGACGATTGTTTATGTCACAGCTTTAGGTTTGCCAGAATTATCTATTGAAATTGATTTATTGGCAGCTAAACCTCAAAATTAA
- a CDS encoding DUF6020 family protein, with protein sequence MKKVIQGVIVALGLTVSFKNIKTTEGYSLIYKTLTNDPYLTTFALVGCVLFFILVDRLKQKTNILQKIVSLFFAICTWFTTIYEAGIDTANKVFHHPISLLYSILFVVSFYLIIESLQKILTYFSTTEHQTIKLPISRKLQVTFANHPFLVPFGLMMCVWLYIAVTAYPSVFMGDTLDQIEQYFHYQVRTAAHPVLSTVLIGSLVKFGAIINHPNIGLFIFTILQVTLVASSMAYAISTVYKLTLKTKMLMIVTVVMTFIPMVNASVILATKDIIFSVFFVVYMTTTATYFFNQEMYRKNKMFIMTFLSVLLMLLFRYNTLHFIALTLVVYIIGGLILRRKIYLPLTIVPMMILGLVCGTLINNIFVSQFAEAQPKPNRREMLSLPFQHTARYIKYHEDDISSNDKAIINNVLKYDVIRKSYVPHRSDAVKRTHDENATKAEMSQYFNLVGRQIKKHPFVLVESVMANHSNLFNLNLSVNWYYSNGLIDSDGENQVERVSKIGLTDNSLSVKLNRGRVKLYQLWDRLPLLSQINNYGTYIFVMLAVFVLWLRQKKFLLAAIVIPMGAFLGTLIAGPITLGYIRYILPLVLFTPLLLVLAMSSNREGEKH encoded by the coding sequence ATGAAAAAAGTGATACAAGGAGTTATTGTAGCATTGGGATTAACAGTCTCTTTTAAAAATATAAAGACGACAGAAGGTTATTCATTAATCTATAAAACTTTAACGAATGATCCTTATCTCACAACCTTTGCATTAGTAGGCTGTGTACTTTTTTTTATTTTAGTTGATCGTTTGAAACAAAAAACAAATATTTTACAGAAAATTGTATCATTATTTTTTGCTATTTGTACATGGTTTACAACGATATATGAAGCCGGAATTGATACTGCTAATAAAGTTTTTCACCATCCTATTAGTTTGCTGTACAGTATATTGTTTGTTGTGAGTTTTTACTTAATTATTGAATCATTGCAAAAAATCCTTACATATTTTAGTACAACAGAGCACCAAACAATTAAATTACCAATCAGTCGCAAACTTCAAGTGACGTTTGCAAACCATCCTTTTTTAGTGCCTTTTGGGCTTATGATGTGTGTCTGGTTATACATTGCTGTAACAGCCTATCCAAGTGTGTTCATGGGAGACACCCTTGATCAGATAGAACAATATTTTCACTACCAAGTTCGAACAGCGGCACATCCTGTGTTATCGACAGTGCTCATTGGAAGTTTAGTTAAATTTGGTGCTATAATAAATCATCCTAATATTGGACTATTTATTTTTACTATTTTACAAGTGACATTAGTTGCTAGTTCTATGGCATATGCTATTAGTACTGTGTATAAGCTTACTTTGAAGACAAAAATGTTGATGATAGTTACTGTAGTGATGACATTTATTCCTATGGTAAATGCTTCTGTGATTTTGGCGACTAAAGATATTATTTTTTCTGTATTTTTTGTGGTATACATGACAACTACCGCAACGTATTTCTTCAACCAAGAGATGTACCGAAAAAATAAAATGTTTATAATGACTTTTTTAAGTGTTTTATTGATGCTATTATTCCGTTATAATACACTGCACTTTATTGCATTAACGTTAGTTGTCTATATCATTGGTGGCTTAATTTTGCGTCGAAAAATATATTTACCATTAACTATTGTTCCAATGATGATTTTAGGGTTAGTTTGTGGGACGCTAATTAATAATATTTTCGTTAGTCAATTTGCAGAAGCACAACCTAAACCAAATCGACGTGAGATGCTATCTTTACCATTTCAACATACAGCACGTTACATTAAGTATCATGAAGATGATATTAGTTCAAATGATAAAGCAATAATTAATAATGTGTTAAAATACGATGTGATAAGAAAAAGTTATGTGCCTCATCGTTCTGATGCGGTAAAAAGGACTCATGATGAGAATGCTACAAAAGCTGAAATGTCACAGTATTTTAATTTAGTAGGCAGACAAATTAAAAAACACCCTTTTGTCTTAGTTGAATCTGTTATGGCAAATCATTCAAATTTATTTAATTTAAATCTTTCTGTTAATTGGTATTATTCCAATGGCTTGATTGATTCTGATGGTGAAAACCAAGTAGAACGCGTTAGTAAAATTGGATTGACTGATAATTCATTATCAGTAAAACTCAACCGTGGTAGAGTGAAGCTTTATCAGTTATGGGATAGGTTACCGTTATTGTCACAAATAAATAATTATGGTACATATATTTTTGTGATGCTAGCAGTGTTTGTTTTATGGCTACGTCAAAAGAAATTTCTATTGGCGGCTATTGTGATTCCAATGGGTGCTTTTTTAGGAACTTTAATTGCAGGGCCAATTACTTTAGGGTATATTAGATATATCTTGCCATTAGTTTTATTTACACCTTTACTACTTGTGTTAGCAATGAGTAGTAATAGAGAAGGAGAAAAACATTAA
- a CDS encoding DUF2304 domain-containing protein, whose product MTILSLVMTLISIGFLWFVIRLIRNDTFTINYALTWLLVGVVLLIFSLLPAIPAYLAKIFGFEVTSNFLLFAAVLFCLIQLILFTMSLTKQSNYIKSLVQEVSLLKKEIEEKNKEQ is encoded by the coding sequence ATGACGATATTATCACTTGTTATGACGCTCATTTCAATCGGCTTTTTATGGTTTGTTATTCGCTTGATTCGTAATGATACATTTACTATTAATTATGCATTGACCTGGTTATTAGTTGGGGTTGTGTTACTAATTTTTTCTCTTCTTCCAGCCATACCGGCATATCTAGCTAAAATATTTGGCTTTGAAGTGACATCTAATTTTTTATTGTTTGCTGCTGTATTGTTTTGTCTGATTCAGTTGATTTTGTTTACTATGAGTTTAACAAAGCAATCAAACTATATTAAAAGCTTGGTTCAAGAAGTGTCACTATTAAAAAAAGAAATTGAGGAGAAAAATAAAGAACAATGA
- a CDS encoding GtrA family protein, whose amino-acid sequence MKRFVNRETITYLIFGILTTAVYFITRFSVIAITENSMRAVIWAQVTAILFAYFTNKIFVFQDKNWQPIAILTQLIGFIIGRLFVFFLDIGITWFAVDQYSDFFIHFLFFDQFNYESFFFSNPILVRFIGNAALLNEFIFALLVQVLAIVINYIISKKAIFAEKKTVPSTKEKQ is encoded by the coding sequence TTGAAACGATTTGTTAACCGTGAAACAATCACTTATTTGATTTTTGGTATTTTGACTACTGCGGTATACTTTATCACCCGATTTTCAGTTATTGCAATAACTGAAAACTCGATGCGAGCAGTGATATGGGCTCAAGTTACTGCTATTTTATTTGCCTATTTTACCAATAAAATTTTTGTCTTTCAAGATAAGAATTGGCAACCAATTGCAATTTTGACACAATTAATTGGTTTTATTATTGGCCGTCTTTTTGTGTTTTTCTTAGATATTGGTATTACATGGTTTGCAGTTGATCAGTATTCAGATTTTTTTATTCACTTTCTGTTTTTTGATCAATTTAATTATGAATCATTCTTTTTTAGTAATCCTATTTTAGTCAGATTCATAGGCAATGCGGCGCTATTAAATGAATTTATTTTTGCATTATTAGTACAAGTATTAGCTATTGTAATTAATTACATTATCTCTAAAAAAGCTATTTTCGCTGAGAAAAAGACAGTACCTAGTACTAAGGAAAAGCAATAA
- the lpdA gene encoding dihydrolipoyl dehydrogenase, with protein sequence MVVGDFALELDTVVIGAGPGGYVAAIRAAQMGQKVAIIEREYIGGVCLNVGCIPSKALISAGHKLHDAKHSEVFGVTAENVTLDFAKTQEWKNNSVVSKLTAGVEFLLKKNKVEIIRGEAFFVDANTLRVIHEDSAQTYEFKNAIVATGSRPIEIKGFKFGKRIIDSTGGLNLTEVPKKLVIVGGGVIGAELGSAYANLGAEVTILEGSPQILPTFEKDMVKFVESDFKKKGITVVTKAMAKEAIDNGDSVTVKYEANGKEEAIDADYVMVTVGRRPNTDDLGLEIAGVELTDRGLVVVDNQGRTNVPSIWAIGDIVPGPALAHKASFEAKIAAEAIAGKAVANDYIAMPAVAFTDPELAVVGMTEKEAKEQGLDVKASKFTLGGNGRALSLNQTEGFVRLVTTKEDNVIVGGQVVGVGASDMIAEIGLAIESGMNAEDIALTVHSHPSLAEAVMDTAELALGLPIHV encoded by the coding sequence ATGGTAGTAGGAGATTTCGCATTAGAATTAGATACAGTTGTCATTGGGGCAGGACCTGGTGGCTATGTAGCAGCAATTCGTGCCGCACAAATGGGGCAAAAAGTCGCAATCATTGAGCGTGAATATATTGGAGGGGTTTGTCTAAACGTAGGCTGTATCCCTTCAAAAGCCTTAATCAGTGCTGGTCACAAATTACACGATGCAAAACACTCTGAGGTTTTTGGTGTTACAGCTGAGAATGTCACTTTAGATTTTGCTAAAACACAAGAATGGAAAAACAATAGCGTTGTATCAAAATTAACAGCGGGCGTTGAATTCCTATTGAAAAAAAATAAAGTCGAAATCATTCGTGGGGAAGCTTTCTTCGTTGATGCCAACACATTACGTGTCATTCATGAAGATAGTGCACAAACATATGAATTCAAAAATGCAATTGTGGCAACTGGTAGTCGCCCAATTGAAATTAAAGGCTTTAAATTCGGTAAACGTATCATTGATTCAACTGGTGGCTTGAATTTAACAGAAGTACCTAAAAAATTAGTGATTGTTGGCGGGGGAGTTATCGGTGCTGAATTAGGTAGTGCATATGCTAACCTTGGTGCTGAAGTAACTATCTTAGAAGGATCTCCACAAATTTTACCAACATTTGAAAAAGACATGGTTAAATTTGTCGAATCAGACTTCAAGAAAAAAGGTATTACAGTTGTTACTAAAGCAATGGCTAAAGAAGCGATTGATAATGGTGATAGCGTAACTGTTAAATATGAAGCAAATGGCAAAGAAGAAGCAATTGATGCTGATTACGTAATGGTAACAGTTGGTCGTCGTCCAAATACGGATGATTTAGGACTTGAAATTGCTGGTGTTGAGTTAACTGATCGTGGGTTAGTAGTCGTTGATAATCAAGGACGTACAAATGTTCCAAGTATTTGGGCAATTGGTGATATCGTTCCTGGACCTGCATTAGCACACAAAGCAAGTTTTGAAGCTAAAATTGCAGCTGAAGCAATTGCTGGTAAAGCAGTTGCCAATGACTATATTGCGATGCCGGCTGTAGCCTTTACAGATCCTGAATTAGCAGTAGTCGGAATGACTGAAAAAGAAGCAAAAGAACAAGGTTTAGACGTTAAAGCATCTAAATTCACTTTAGGTGGAAATGGCCGTGCTTTATCATTAAACCAAACTGAAGGTTTTGTACGCTTAGTAACAACTAAAGAAGACAACGTTATTGTCGGTGGACAAGTTGTCGGTGTTGGCGCAAGTGATATGATTGCTGAAATTGGTTTAGCGATTGAATCTGGTATGAATGCTGAAGATATCGCATTAACAGTTCATTCACATCCATCACTAGCTGAAGCGGTTATGGATACAGCTGAATTAGCATTAGGCTTACCAATTCACGTATAA
- a CDS encoding DUF1846 domain-containing protein, producing MAKKIGFDSKKYIEEQSKFILERVNHYDKLYLEFGGKLIGDKHAKRVLPGFDEDSKIKILQKLKDKAEILICVYAGDIERNKIRGDYGITYDMDILKSIDEFNEYGLSVNSVLITRYTGQPATKIFINKLEKRDIKVYTHEAIEGYPYNIDQIVSDEGFGKNPYIPTTKPIVVVTAPGAGSGKLATSLSQIYHENKLGRVAGYSKFETFPVWNLPLKHPVNIAYEAATVDLKDVNMIDSFHYEAYGEVAVNYNRDLETFPVIKRIIERITNEPSVFKSPTDMGVNRVGFGIIDDAVVQAASKEEIIRRCFDTESYYKRGLVDDEVVNRIQLIMEEMELKKEDRRPVVPAREYAKEVKQRGQVKDDLAITSVMAFELPDGKIITGRSTHLMDASASAILNSVKHLASISDDILLLSPVILETIQKMKVSELHSKITALNTNEVLIALAMSAVTNPTAQLAYEQLTKLVGTQAHSTVILNKDDEQILKKLGIDVTTDAVFSSENLFYI from the coding sequence ATGGCTAAAAAAATAGGTTTTGATTCAAAAAAATATATTGAAGAACAGTCTAAGTTTATCTTAGAGCGTGTCAATCATTATGATAAGTTATATTTAGAATTTGGTGGTAAATTGATTGGTGATAAACATGCAAAACGTGTATTGCCTGGTTTTGATGAGGATTCTAAAATTAAAATTTTACAAAAATTAAAGGATAAAGCAGAAATTTTAATTTGTGTCTATGCTGGTGATATCGAACGTAATAAAATTCGTGGCGATTATGGAATTACTTATGATATGGATATTTTGAAATCAATTGACGAGTTTAATGAATATGGGTTATCAGTCAATAGTGTGCTTATTACGCGTTACACTGGCCAACCAGCTACGAAAATTTTTATTAATAAACTAGAAAAACGTGATATTAAAGTTTATACACATGAAGCCATTGAAGGCTATCCTTACAATATTGATCAAATTGTTAGTGATGAGGGCTTTGGTAAAAATCCTTATATTCCAACAACAAAACCCATCGTTGTAGTAACAGCACCAGGAGCTGGAAGTGGCAAGCTAGCTACTAGTCTTAGTCAGATTTATCATGAAAATAAATTAGGCCGTGTAGCAGGCTATTCAAAATTCGAGACTTTCCCAGTCTGGAATTTACCACTAAAACACCCGGTAAATATTGCTTATGAAGCTGCAACTGTTGATTTAAAAGATGTTAATATGATTGATTCTTTCCATTATGAAGCATATGGTGAAGTTGCAGTAAATTATAATCGTGATTTGGAAACTTTCCCTGTAATTAAGCGAATCATCGAACGTATTACAAATGAACCATCTGTTTTTAAGTCTCCAACTGACATGGGTGTAAACCGTGTTGGCTTTGGCATTATCGATGATGCAGTAGTCCAAGCGGCATCTAAAGAAGAGATTATTCGTCGTTGTTTTGATACTGAATCATATTATAAGCGCGGATTAGTTGATGATGAAGTTGTAAATCGCATTCAATTAATCATGGAAGAGATGGAATTGAAAAAAGAAGACCGTCGACCAGTCGTACCAGCAAGAGAGTATGCTAAGGAAGTAAAACAAAGAGGTCAGGTTAAAGATGATCTTGCGATTACATCGGTTATGGCATTTGAATTACCTGATGGTAAAATTATAACAGGTCGTTCAACTCATTTAATGGATGCTTCAGCCTCAGCTATCTTAAATTCAGTTAAGCATTTAGCAAGTATTAGTGACGATATTTTATTATTATCACCGGTTATTTTAGAGACTATTCAGAAAATGAAAGTATCAGAATTACACAGTAAAATTACAGCATTAAATACAAATGAGGTATTAATTGCTTTAGCCATGAGTGCGGTGACTAATCCAACAGCTCAATTGGCATATGAGCAGTTAACAAAATTAGTTGGGACACAAGCTCATTCAACGGTGATATTAAATAAAGATGATGAGCAAATTTTGAAAAAACTTGGTATTGATGTGACAACTGATGCAGTCTTTTCATCTGAAAATTTATTTTATATTTAA
- a CDS encoding YwbE family protein: MDGKTRSNLKVGQLVDIVLKKDQRTGNLTRGHIKKILTNSANHPHGIKVMLDEQNQVGRVKQIISN; encoded by the coding sequence ATGGACGGAAAAACTCGGAGCAATCTTAAAGTAGGTCAACTTGTCGATATTGTTTTAAAAAAAGATCAACGAACCGGAAACTTAACAAGAGGCCATATTAAAAAAATTTTGACAAATAGCGCGAATCACCCACATGGGATTAAAGTAATGCTTGACGAACAAAATCAAGTTGGACGTGTCAAACAAATCATCTCTAACTAA
- a CDS encoding VOC family protein, which translates to MKMAHTCVRVKNLDDSLKFYKNAFNFEESRRRDFPEHKFTLVYLTLPGDDYELELTYNYDHEGYDLGNGYGHIAIATEDLEGLHAKQKAAGFDVTDLKNLPGVPPSYYFITDPDGYKVEVIRVKK; encoded by the coding sequence ATGAAAATGGCACATACTTGTGTACGTGTAAAAAATTTAGATGATTCATTAAAGTTTTACAAAAATGCATTTAACTTTGAAGAAAGTCGTCGTCGTGATTTCCCAGAACATAAATTTACCTTGGTTTATTTAACACTACCTGGTGATGACTACGAACTAGAACTAACTTATAACTACGATCATGAAGGTTATGATTTAGGTAATGGTTACGGACACATTGCAATCGCAACTGAAGACTTGGAAGGTTTACACGCCAAACAAAAAGCAGCTGGATTTGATGTAACTGACTTAAAAAACTTACCTGGCGTACCACCTTCTTATTATTTTATTACTGATCCTGACGGCTATAAAGTTGAAGTCATTAGAGTTAAAAAATAA
- a CDS encoding glycosyltransferase family 2 protein codes for MKKVLLVIPAYNEEGNILDNIKKVESYKQELPFQLDYIIVNDGSTDKTKEIIETNKLNAVHLIKNLGIGGAMQTGYLYAYYHDYDIAVQFDGDGQHDIRSINNLVQPILTDVADFTIGSRFTTDSPSEFKTSFSRRMGIKIISFCIKLVTGKKVYDVTSGYRAANKEIIDLFAHDYPLKYPEPELTAELIQKKYRVSEIGANMFERLEGQSSITQLKSVVYMAEVCTSILLLFGKGSRK; via the coding sequence ATGAAGAAAGTGTTACTCGTCATACCTGCATATAATGAAGAAGGAAATATACTCGACAATATAAAAAAAGTTGAGAGTTACAAACAAGAATTACCATTTCAGTTGGATTATATTATTGTTAATGATGGTTCAACAGATAAAACAAAAGAAATAATTGAAACAAACAAATTAAATGCCGTTCATTTAATTAAAAATTTAGGCATCGGTGGTGCTATGCAGACTGGTTATTTATACGCTTATTATCATGATTATGACATTGCTGTACAATTTGATGGTGATGGTCAACATGATATTAGATCTATCAATAATTTAGTACAGCCGATTCTGACTGATGTAGCCGATTTTACTATTGGTTCACGGTTTACAACGGATTCACCTTCAGAATTCAAAACATCATTTTCGCGTAGAATGGGTATCAAGATTATTTCTTTTTGTATTAAATTAGTTACTGGAAAAAAGGTATACGATGTTACCTCAGGCTATCGGGCGGCTAATAAGGAAATTATTGACTTATTTGCTCATGACTATCCATTAAAATATCCTGAACCTGAGTTAACAGCAGAATTAATTCAGAAAAAATATCGTGTATCTGAGATTGGTGCTAATATGTTTGAGCGTTTAGAAGGTCAATCATCAATTACTCAATTAAAGTCAGTAGTTTATATGGCTGAAGTTTGTACGTCTATTTTATTATTGTTTGGAAAGGGGAGTCGTAAATGA
- a CDS encoding CTP synthase has protein sequence MTKYIFVTGGVVSSIGKGIVAASLGRLLKNRGLKVTIQKFDPYINVDPGTMSPYQHGEVFVTDDGAETDLDLGHYERFIDINLNKFSNVTTGKIYSEVLQKERRGEYLGATVQVIPHITNTIKEKIMRAATLTDADVIITEVGGTVGDIESLPFLEALRQMKADVGNDNVMYIHTTLIPYLKAAGEMKTKPTQHSVKELRGLGIQPNILVIRTEQEVSQGVKNKLAQFCDVAPEAVIESRDVDTLYSIPLNLQAQGMDQIVCNHLKLDTPEADMTEWRNLENRVLNLSKRVKIALVGKYIELPDAYLSVVEALKHSGFAFDADIDLEWIQSDLITAENASEILGQVDGILVPGGFGDRGVEGKIEAIRYARENNVPFLGICLGMQMACVEFGRNVVGLEDAHSAETQPDAKNPIIDLMSDQENIENLGGTLRLGLYPCKVKKGTKTAKAYEHEDVVQERHRHRYEFNNQYRKLFEEKGLVFSGVSPDNTLVEIVEIPELDFFVGCQFHPELISRPNRPQRLIKAFVEAALHLNI, from the coding sequence ATGACAAAATATATCTTTGTAACTGGTGGCGTGGTTTCATCAATTGGAAAAGGCATTGTCGCAGCATCACTTGGTAGACTACTAAAAAATCGTGGTTTAAAAGTGACGATTCAAAAGTTTGACCCATACATTAATGTCGATCCTGGGACAATGAGTCCTTATCAACATGGTGAGGTCTTTGTAACGGATGATGGAGCAGAAACTGATTTAGACTTAGGGCATTATGAGCGATTCATTGATATTAACTTAAACAAATTTTCAAATGTTACGACGGGTAAAATTTATTCGGAAGTCTTGCAAAAAGAACGACGTGGAGAATATTTAGGTGCTACAGTTCAAGTTATTCCACATATCACGAACACAATTAAAGAAAAAATCATGCGTGCGGCAACCTTAACAGATGCGGATGTGATTATTACTGAAGTTGGTGGTACTGTTGGTGACATTGAATCACTACCATTTTTAGAAGCTTTACGTCAAATGAAGGCGGACGTTGGGAATGATAATGTGATGTATATTCATACAACATTGATTCCATACTTAAAAGCTGCCGGTGAGATGAAAACTAAACCAACACAACATAGTGTTAAAGAACTACGTGGATTGGGAATTCAACCTAATATTTTAGTCATTCGCACGGAACAAGAAGTTTCTCAAGGTGTGAAAAATAAATTAGCCCAGTTCTGTGATGTCGCACCTGAGGCTGTTATTGAATCACGTGATGTGGATACTTTGTACTCTATTCCATTGAATTTACAAGCTCAAGGAATGGACCAGATTGTCTGTAATCATTTGAAACTTGATACACCTGAAGCGGATATGACTGAATGGCGTAATTTAGAAAACCGAGTGTTAAATTTAAGTAAACGTGTTAAAATTGCTTTAGTTGGAAAATATATTGAATTACCGGATGCTTATTTATCTGTGGTTGAAGCTTTAAAACATTCAGGCTTTGCTTTTGACGCTGATATTGATTTAGAGTGGATCCAATCGGATTTAATCACGGCCGAGAATGCATCAGAAATTTTAGGTCAAGTCGATGGAATTTTAGTTCCCGGTGGCTTTGGTGATCGTGGAGTGGAAGGTAAAATTGAAGCGATTCGTTATGCTCGTGAAAACAATGTACCATTCTTGGGTATTTGTTTAGGTATGCAAATGGCTTGTGTTGAGTTTGGTCGAAATGTTGTTGGTTTAGAAGATGCACATTCTGCTGAAACACAGCCAGATGCCAAGAATCCAATTATTGATTTAATGTCTGATCAAGAAAACATCGAGAATCTTGGCGGTACGTTACGTCTAGGGCTTTATCCTTGTAAAGTTAAAAAAGGGACTAAAACGGCTAAAGCGTATGAGCATGAAGATGTAGTCCAAGAGCGTCATCGTCATCGTTATGAATTTAATAACCAGTATCGTAAATTATTTGAAGAAAAAGGCTTGGTCTTCTCAGGCGTATCTCCAGATAATACTCTGGTTGAAATTGTTGAGATTCCTGAGCTAGATTTCTTTGTTGGTTGTCAGTTCCATCCAGAATTGATTTCACGACCTAACCGACCACAACGCTTGATTAAAGCGTTTGTTGAGGCAGCGTTACACTTAAATATATAA